The following proteins are encoded in a genomic region of Gouania willdenowi chromosome 6, fGouWil2.1, whole genome shotgun sequence:
- the LOC114465527 gene encoding E3 ubiquitin-protein ligase TRIM16-like, protein MEQQGAELQTETFSCAICLDLLKEPVTTSCGHSYCRTCISNHWDAEEEKKTYSCPQCRETFRQRPVLRKSTMLAELVEELKKNRLQDDPDDQRFAAAEDVACDFCTGRKLKAFKSCLNCVASYCEKHLQPHHESAALKRHKLVDPSKKIQDTICSCHDEVIKMFCRTDQQCICILCSTEEHKDHNIVSAAAERTEKQRELQESLADIHKNIRDREKDVELLKEKEKTINLSADQTVEHSEEMFTELIRLLHQRSSELEKEVRSKQQTEVSAVQALREKLKQEISELKKRDAELQQLSHTEDHIQFVLSYSSLSVLSVSTHSSIIHRGPGSCFEEVRAAVSELREHLHKALMENWTKVCHNVERVDVLPPEPRSRAEFLEYSQEITLDPKTANKRLRLSEGNRKVTRMLVDLYQFRHPDRFTDWWQVMSTESLTGRCYWEVAVGGGGVGVSVAYKSISRAGRGKECGFGFNNKSWMLFCSPNSYTFYHNSIESPVSDPQSSRIGVYVDHTAGILSFYSVSETMTLLHRVITTFTEPLHAGFIVHYNGDNAELCKLK, encoded by the coding sequence ATGGAGCAGCAAGGAGCTGAGCTACAGACAGAAACCTTCTCCTGTGCCATCTGTCTGGACCTCCTGAAGGAGCCGGTGACCACTTCCTGTGGACACAGCTACTGCAGAACCTGTATCAGCAACCACTGGGATGcagaagaggagaagaagaccTACAGTTGTCCTCAGTGTAGAGAGACATTCAGACAGAGGCCTGTCCTGAGGAAAAGCACCATGTTAGCAGAGTTAGTGGAGGAGCTGAAGAAGAACAGACTTCAAGATGATCCTGATGATCAAAGATTTGCTGCAGCTGAAGATGTGGCCTGTGATTTCTGCACTGGGAGGAAACTGAAAGCCTTCAAGTCCTGTTTGAACTGTGTGGcctcttattgtgaaaaacaCCTTCAGCCTCATCATGAATCTGCTGCATTAAAGAGACACAAACTGGTGGATCCCTCCAAGAAGATCCAGGACACAATCTGCTCTTGCCATGATGAGGTGATAAAGATGTTTTGCCGCACTGATCAGCAGTGTATCTGTATTCTTTGCTCCACGGAGGAACATAAAGACCACAACATAGTTTCAGCTGCAGCAGAAAGGACTGAGAAACAGAGAGAGCTGCAGGAGAGTCTAGCTGACATCCACAAGAACATCCGggacagagagaaagatgtggagctgctaaaagagaaagagaagacCATCAACCTCTCTGCTGATCAGACAGTGGAGCACAGCGAGGAGATGTTCACTGAGCTGATCCGTCTCCTCCACCAAAGAAGCtctgagctggagaaggaggTCAGATCCAAGCAGCAGACTGAAGTGAGTGCAGTCCAAGCGCTTCGGGAGAAGCTGAAGCAGGAGATCAGTGAGCTGAAGAAGAGAGACgctgagctgcagcagctctCCCACACTGAGGATCACATCCAGTTTGTCCTCAGCTACAGCTCCCTGTCAGTGCTCAGTGTGTCCACACACTCCTCCATCATCCACAGAGGTCCTGGAAGCTGCTTTGAGGAGGTGAGAGCAGCTGTGTCAGAGCTCAGAGAACATCTCCACAAAGCCCTGATGGAGAACTGGACCAAAGTCTGTCACAATGTGGAGAGAGTAGATGTTTTACCACCAGAGCCGAGGAGCAGAGCTGAATTTTTAGAGTATTCACAGGAAATCACTCTGGATCCAAAGACAGCTAACAAACGTCTCAGATTATCggaaggaaacagaaaagtaacGAGAATGTTAGTAGATCTGTATCAATTTCGTCATCCAGACAGGTTCACTGATTGGTGGCAGGTCATGAGCACAGAGAGTCTGACTGGTCGTTGTTACTGGGAAGTGGCGGTGGGAGGGGGAGGAGTTGGCGTATCAGTCGCATACAAGAGTATCAGCAGAGCAGGGAGAGGGAAGGAATGTGGATTTGGATTTAATAACAAATCATGGATGTTATTCTGTTCTCCAAACAGTTACACATTTTATCACAACAGCATAGAGTCTCCAGTGTCAGATCCTCAGTCCTCCAGAATAGGAGTGTACGTGGATCACACAGCAGGTATTCTGTCCTTCTACAGCGTCTCTGAAACAATGACTCTCCTCCACAGAGTCATCACCACCTTCACTGAACCTCTACACGCTGGATTTATTGTTCATTATAATGGAGATAATGCTGAACTCTGTAAACTGAAATGa